The DNA segment TTCGCCACGACCCCGGCTTCATGCGCAATGTGACAGCCTGGGAGCCGATGCGCGCCCGGCCTGCCCGCTATGCGCCGACGCCGAACGGGCTGAACGCACGCCTGGTGGCAGCCCTGCATGAACTTGGGCTCTCCCCGCTGTACAGCCATCAGGCCGCAGCCCTCGAAGCCAGCCAGGCCGGCGAGAATGTGGTGGTGGTGACCGGCACCGCCTCCGGC comes from the Anaerolineales bacterium genome and includes:
- a CDS encoding DEAD/DEAH box helicase, with protein sequence MPIEDALRALRHDPGFMRNVTAWEPMRARPARYAPTPNGLNARLVAALHELGLSPLYSHQAAALEASQAGENVVVVTGTASGKTLCYNLPVLQTLLSDPLARALYLFPTKALAQDQAAVLTGLLRALSAEDQVVVRTYDGDTPQ